In the Arachis ipaensis cultivar K30076 chromosome B10, Araip1.1, whole genome shotgun sequence genome, one interval contains:
- the LOC107620998 gene encoding LOW QUALITY PROTEIN: uncharacterized protein LOC107620998 (The sequence of the model RefSeq protein was modified relative to this genomic sequence to represent the inferred CDS: deleted 2 bases in 1 codon): MGASQSTEPAVSAEQREAESVAASTGTLPLLHKAFSNLSNPQTNAVPFENLPQCFGFAREDRTYSGNSVPASFPVLLDHLGSSIVDQFFVPGKGGIDWLQFVNGFNKCCARVSASVSLNMLFRVFAAMALKANVPLHLVFESEDDECKINGHLLPSDVLLLLYVCWVMSWDCRNLGNSERKGNVRLPDLSHLVLSAITSCSKVEGGFNVWDCDVSSLGVELPAGKFVTWVMSTVPCLPDCLRQYFHARIQMAGDQLEYLNSSTGEGMDKNLLYRSSTHGRGLNRFWSHVEGYKGPLLILIAASSGNAREGSSTDRKWVIGALTSQGLENKDTFYGASGCLYSISPVFHAFPPSGKEKNFVYSHLHPTGRVYQAHPKPVGVAFGGTPGNERIFIEEDFSKVTIRHHAIDKTYRSGSLFPDQGFLAVEAVISEVEVWGLGGEVAKKVQSSYKRREELFNEQRRKVDLKTFANWEDSPEKMMMDMMSNPNAVQREDR; this comes from the exons ATGGGAGCGTCTCAGTCTACAGAGCCCGCGGTTTCCGCCGAACAAAGGGAGGCAGAATCCGTCGCAGCCTCCACCGgtactctccctctcctccacaaAGCCTTCTCCAACCTCTCCAATCCCCAAACTAATGCTGTCCCCTTCGAAAATCTTCCG CAATGCTTCGGTTTCGCACGCGAAGATCGAACCTACTCCGGCAACAGCGTCCCGGCTTCGTTTCCAGTTTTGTTGGATCACTTAGGTTCCTCAATCGTCGATCAATTTTTCGTTCCCGGCAAAGGTGGAATCGATTGGCTTCAGTTCGTTAATGGCTTCAATAAGTGCTGTGCTAGGGTTTCTGCGTCTGTTTCACTTAACATGCTTTTCAGAGTGTTTGCTGCAATGGCTTTGAAAGCGAATGTGCCTCTGCATTTGGTGTTTGAGTCTGAGGATGATGAATGCAAGATTAATGGTCACCTTCTTCCGAGtgatgtgcttcttcttctttacgtGTGTTGGGTTATGTCTTGGGATTGTAGAAATTTGGGAAATTCTGAAAGGAAAGGGAATGTTAGGTTACCTGATCTTAGCCATTTGGTGTTGTCAGCGATCACATCTTGTAGCAAAGTTGAGGGTGGCTTCAATGTGTGGGATTGTGATGTATCAAGTTTGGGAGTTGAACTTCCTGCAGGGAAGTTTGTTACTTGGGTTATGAGTACGGTGCCATGTCTTCCAGATTGCTTAAGGCAGTATTTTCATGCAAGAATACAAATGGCAGGG GATCAATTGGAATATTTGAATTCCTCTACTGGAGAAG GAATGGATAAAAACCTTCTATATCG GTCATCTACTCATGGACGAGGCCTCAATAGATTTTGGTCTCATGTAGAAGGTTACAAGGGTCCACTGCTAATTTTGATTGCCGCAAGTTCAGGAAATGCTCGTGAGGGAAGTTCCACTGATAGGAAATGGGTTATAGGTGCCCTGACAAGTCAAGGTCTTGAAAATAAGGATACCTTCTATGGAGCTTCTGGATGTTTATATTCAATAAGCCCTGTGTTTCATGCATTCCCACCCAGTG GTAAGGAAAAGAATTTTGTTTATAGCCACTTGCATCCTACTGGTAGGGTGTACCAGGCGCATCCAAAACCAGTGGGAGTTGCATTTGGTGGAACTCCAGGAAATGAGAGAATATTTATTGAAGAAGATTTTTCCAAAGTGACCATTCGCCACCATGCTATTGACAAAACCTACCGTAGTGGTTCTCTCTTTCCGGATCAA GGTTTCCTAGCCGTTGAAGCTGTGATTTCAGAAGTGGAAGTCTGGGGACTTGGAGGGGAAGTAGCAAAGAAAGTGCAAAGCTCGTACAAAAGGAGAGAAGAACTCTTCAATGAACAAAGACGAAAA GTTGACTTGAAAACATTTGCGAATTGGGAAGATTCTCCTGAGAAAATGATGATGGACATGATGTCAAATCCAAATGCTGTCCAAAGGGAAGACCGCTGA
- the LOC107622737 gene encoding serine/threonine-protein kinase ATG1t isoform X2, with product MEEEEEEESESVRVKDILLKRKIGKGSFSAVWRAEQRGTGEEVAVKQVFLSKLSPRLKSSFHCELNFLSSVNHPNIVRLLDFFQYDGCAYLVMEFCAGGNLASYIRFHGRVQQQTARRFMQQLGSGMKILQSHGIIHRDLKPENILLSKPGDDAILKIADFGLSRTVRPGEYAETVCGTPLYMAPEVLQFQKYDSKADMWSIGVILFELLNGYPPFNGRNNVQLLKNIRSSTGLPFSQIIPLGLDPDCLDVCSKLLCSNPA from the exons atggaagaagaagaagaagaagagagcgaATCGGTAAGAGTAAAGGACATCCTTCTGAAGCGGAAGATCGGAAAGGGGTCGTTCTCGGCGGTGTGGAGGGCGGAGCAAAGAGGCACCGGCGAAGAGGTGGCAGTGAAACAGGTCTTCCTCTCCAAACTCAGCCCTCGCCTTAAGTCATCGTTCCACTGCGAGCTCAATTTCTTGTCCTCCGTCAACCACCCCAACATCGTTCGCCTCCTTGATTTCTTCCAG TATGATGGATGTGCGTACTTGGTGATGGAGTTCTGTGCTGGAGGGAACCTTGCTTCTTATATCCGATTCCATGGGAGAGTTCAACAACAAACTGCCAGAAGATTCATGCAGCAGCTTG GTTCTGGTATGAAAATATTACAAAGTCATGGTATCATTCATAGAGATTTGAAACCAGAG AACATTTTGCTATCAAAACCCGGAGATGATGCGATTCTAAAGATTGCAGACTTTGGTCTCTCAAG AACTGTACGTCCTGGCGAGTATGCGGAGACAGTCTGTGGTACGCCATTATACATGGCACCGGAAGTTCTTCAGTTCCAGAAATATGATAGCAAG GCAGATATGTGGAGTATTGGGGTTATTCTTTTCGAGCTTCTAAACGGCTACCCTCCTTTTAATGGCAGAAATAATGTTCAG CTGTTAAAGAATATCAGATCATCTACCGGCTTGCCATTTTCTCAGATCATTCCTTTGGGATTGGATCCTGATTGTCTTGATGTTTGTTCAAAACTACTATGCTCAAATCCAG CATAG
- the LOC107622737 gene encoding serine/threonine-protein kinase ATG1t isoform X1 — translation MEEEEEEESESVRVKDILLKRKIGKGSFSAVWRAEQRGTGEEVAVKQVFLSKLSPRLKSSFHCELNFLSSVNHPNIVRLLDFFQYDGCAYLVMEFCAGGNLASYIRFHGRVQQQTARRFMQQLGSGMKILQSHGIIHRDLKPENILLSKPGDDAILKIADFGLSRTVRPGEYAETVCGTPLYMAPEVLQFQKYDSKADMWSIGVILFELLNGYPPFNGRNNVQLLKNIRSSTGLPFSQIIPLGLDPDCLDVCSKLLCSNPVDRLSFDEFYQHRFLRRKVMGA, via the exons atggaagaagaagaagaagaagagagcgaATCGGTAAGAGTAAAGGACATCCTTCTGAAGCGGAAGATCGGAAAGGGGTCGTTCTCGGCGGTGTGGAGGGCGGAGCAAAGAGGCACCGGCGAAGAGGTGGCAGTGAAACAGGTCTTCCTCTCCAAACTCAGCCCTCGCCTTAAGTCATCGTTCCACTGCGAGCTCAATTTCTTGTCCTCCGTCAACCACCCCAACATCGTTCGCCTCCTTGATTTCTTCCAG TATGATGGATGTGCGTACTTGGTGATGGAGTTCTGTGCTGGAGGGAACCTTGCTTCTTATATCCGATTCCATGGGAGAGTTCAACAACAAACTGCCAGAAGATTCATGCAGCAGCTTG GTTCTGGTATGAAAATATTACAAAGTCATGGTATCATTCATAGAGATTTGAAACCAGAG AACATTTTGCTATCAAAACCCGGAGATGATGCGATTCTAAAGATTGCAGACTTTGGTCTCTCAAG AACTGTACGTCCTGGCGAGTATGCGGAGACAGTCTGTGGTACGCCATTATACATGGCACCGGAAGTTCTTCAGTTCCAGAAATATGATAGCAAG GCAGATATGTGGAGTATTGGGGTTATTCTTTTCGAGCTTCTAAACGGCTACCCTCCTTTTAATGGCAGAAATAATGTTCAG CTGTTAAAGAATATCAGATCATCTACCGGCTTGCCATTTTCTCAGATCATTCCTTTGGGATTGGATCCTGATTGTCTTGATGTTTGTTCAAAACTACTATGCTCAAATCCAG TGGATCGCCTATCTTTCGATGAATTTTATCAGCATAGGTTTCTACGAAGAAAAGTGATGGGAGCTTGA